aaacatataattttgttttctcattAAGTTTCACACTTCACTATTTTTTCCTACAGATTCATAAGAATATGTAGAATTTTCTAGaaataaaagaggaaaaaataaatgaagtttTTTAGAATAATTGAGGATACTTACATGTTTCCTTTAATCTTGAACCAAGTTTCAGCACACTTACTGTGAGCTACACCCAAATCACCTTTACAAGAGCAACCCAATTGCAAAGGCAAACCATAATACTCTTCTTCAACATCATCTTCTCttgcttcatcatcttcttcttgttcatcAGAATTATCAGACCTTTCGAAGGCGAGGTTTTGGAAGCTGTTGTCACACGGGTCGTTCAGGTAATATACAGTTTCTATATTGTCTTTAGTGGCAATCACAAGTTATGCAAGTTTCCTAACAAATGTTACAGAACGGATTCTTCGCCGAAGCTGGCCCTCTTCAGCTTTTTGTGTTCAATCATGTAAGAAGCTGCTTTACATATCATGGCTACTGCCTCTTTTCGTTTTGGTTTCTATGTGCTTTCTTTTACTCGTCTTCTCCTCAACACAGGAGATGCCAGATGGTATGGAGTATCAGGCTGGTGACATGCCTAATTACACATCATCAGATGCATCAGTGTGTTTCGTTTCTCTGTTTCTTGTAATCACCAGTATATATTCCCATCTTTGTTCAAGAAAACCTTATATATTCCAATGTCTTCCTGCAGGTTAGGATCCAGAAAGAATGTGAAGTGTTACTAAAGATCACAACCGTCAGTTTTGTTGCCAATGAGATCGTGCGCACCATATCCATAACTCTACTCACAGTGCAacttaaatataattagtttttttttcttgtggttTTAAATCTTATTCAAATCTTTGCACATTTGTCTTTGGTTTTGCAGTTCTGTTTGGGTAGCATCAAAGGAAAAATTTTGGGGCTCCTTGACGATCGTGCATAAAAAAAGTCTCAGTTAAATTTCGATGTTACTTTATACAGAGGATGACTTGTGATAAAAGTTGTACTGTAACCGTTGATGTATCCGGAATAACTATTAGAACAGATGATATATTTGTTGGTTGTTGATTCAGAGTAATAGACAAGGCAAAACAATAACGTTTTTATCGTGAGCAAATGTGTTACTAGTAGGATCTCAAACTATGAATAAAAGTGGTAAAGTGTTCTTATTCAATGAGAAAGACTGATTACAAAGGTTCTGATCACGATCTCTCTCTCACAAGGATCATCTCAGCACAACACTCTCTCATCTATTTGCTCACTCAATCCCTCCATACCTCCTCTTCCAATCTCTCCTCTAATATATAGATAAAGCATGAAAGACAGTAACTAAACCATGATTACTTTATGCTAACTATAGTTACTTTCTCTTTTCTAGTCAAGAGTCAATGACCATCTACCCCCTTTGAATATATTGCTCATATCAGAATGGTAATTTGTTTTCATCAAGCATTTGAGCTTCGCTCATGCTAAAATTTGTGAGTTCTAATTTTGAAGAGATGtttcaaaattcaaatgatTATATGGAAACCTACTTAGTCCAGTGGTTTGTTTAAGAATTCATTGTGCAGCATACTATACTGTCAAACGTTAATACCATAGGGTGACTCAGAGTCAAATGTGATTCCTCGTAAGACAGCTATCTATTATATTACCAGTCTTTCAAAGCCAAAGATGTTTATAACTGGAACCAAAAGAGCCGGAACAGagataaatattatacaagATGTAAGGCTCACAAGTCACAACAATCTAAAAACCTACTACCAAGTTTTTACAGCTACAAAACGTGTGAACAATCAAGCGACAGGAGGGATTGATTTAGCGAAAGCAAACAGCTCAAGAACAGGGGAAGAAGAGAGAGCGAGAAGGAAATTGTTTCATTTCAGGACTTTGAAATGGAAAAGCCAAGAGACAATGAAGGCAAAGATCATAACGGCAAGTAAGAAGTTCATAACACGGCGACCATGCCAGGTTCCCCGTGTCTCTGTCTGAGTTTGTCCTGCAGTTGTTTGTGAATGGGCAGAGGCATTGCTCTCTTGGTTTGACTGTTCGCCAGCAACGTTTATAGCCATTGCACCGCATATCTCACATGTCCTGCTCAGATTCACAGAAACCATATCAGTATAGTCTTACTCACTTCAACTtccaaacacacaagaagaagaagatctaaCTCTAACCGGTTAGGCGGTTACTACTgcttaaaacaatgcaaagacCCTAGACAGAACTATTGGTATAGTGGTGACTGGTAAGAGAATCAAACTAAGCAAAAGGGACTGCAAGATTCTCAATACAAAGCCAATCACAGAAACAGGatttaattgagaaaaaaaacagtCAGTCCAAATTTGCAGGAAAATAAGAAGATAAGACATAATTTCAACACATGGTaataaaaactgaataattgGTGTCGCCTAAACTGTAGATTCCAGCTTCAGTTGATAACAATCATATAGATCTCTAGAAATCAGACAAGAGAATAAATCAAAGGacataaaacatataattttgtttCCTCATTATGTTTCACACATCACTAATTTTTTCCACAGATTCATAAGAATATGtagaattttctaaataaaagaggaaaaaataaatgaagtcTTTGAGAATAATTTAGGATACTTGCATGTTTCCTTTgtgaacaaaaaagaaaaaaaacttacatgTTTCCTTTAATCTTGAACCAAGTTTCAGCACACTTACTGTGAGCTACACCCAAATCACCTTTACAAAAGCAACCCAATTGCAAAGGCAAACCATAATACTCTTCttcaacatcatcttcttcttcttgttcatcagaactatcttcttcttcatcttctttgttaGTCTCCAAAGGCAGATGACAGATCCTGCAATCTATACCttctttcctcttcttctttttctttctcctcCTCGCCCTTCTCTTCTTACCGCCACCAGAATGTAGCTTCTTCACTGGACGCGTCACACCACCGCTCTCTAAATCGACTTCAGACAAGGATTCCAAGTCGGAGGACTCGCCGTCGATGCTAATTTCGACTGAGTACGGCGAGTCTCTAAGAGTCGCCAAATGGTGATGTGGAGATCCAAAAGCAAAAGAAGGCATGTTTCTTGAAGATTAAAGCAAAAGGGTCATGGGTTTTACGAGGAAAGgacacaaaacaaaagaaaatagaaaacaattATTACAGAAAagctaattttgtttattttggtttatgtaCTTGCAGAGGGAAGAAATGTTGGAGAAAGTGAAAAGGAAGAAGCTTATTCTTTTCTCTTAGGACAAAAGAGCAGCTTCTGTTATGTTCTGttcttttaattgttttatttttttctcttaaaaaacaaaattacttCTTTGTCTCCCTCAAGTTTGGGAAGATATTTATTTCAGACCGACTGCTTTTTAACCATTGTTAGATCCCGTGGTACggaatctttttcttttgagaaaattgttttcttagagagagaaaatgataAGCAAGATATTTTAGACTAATATctattttgtgtcatttttatctataatactttttaatatttttgaaaataaatttaataaatagttttacaagcaaaaaaaatttggaaaaatagtaattattgataaaatacatatatgaacttagtggtatttttttagttctaaaaatatttaaatcataattttcagattatgttctaaataaagtagaaaaagcattcactacaagaaaacatattttttactagggcagtattcATTGTAAactcgtcgtaaacggggtgttacgacgaattaacgtcgaaagacgtttcgttgttaaacgtccgtcgtaacggaggtttcgtcgtaaacgactcgttacgtttacgacgaaatatattcctcgtaaagcgcggggaaaggattcgtcgtaaatgcCACGTAagtattcgtcgtaaagcccacgtaattatttcgatgtaaagcacacgtaaatactttcgttgtaaatcactcgtaaacatttcgatgtaaaaccctcgtaaatatttcgatgttaatcactcgtaaacattcgatgtaaactccatgtaatgtttacgaggagtttacatcgtttcttattatattattattaattaatatataatagattttaatttatatttaatattcggaatttaaaataatttaaattttaaaatgaaatatgaaattggaaaacatattttaaaaagtcatacaataatatttaaattcataatacaaacagaaaaataaaaaaaaactacatattctcgaagtagttggtggggttgctcggctgttgacgggttggaccggactcttggggatctcgtggtggcattccaagagcggctcgtctctcactcaacattctctacATAatcgggtttcccacggccatcacgtctagtaaatcctcaagagagtctaaacgaacctgctggctatccattcgagccttcatctgagcagtctcttcatcccgtctcgaagtgtatgacgaagttgcccttgcaacttcgttaacagagcctataccgactatccgtcccttctttttaggagccacctataaaatcaaaacatatattaatatagttaattatgttaaaatatttaaaataatgtaaacaaaaattttaagttacctcttcgaagattctgtcgacctcttgggtggacaatgtgactggtaatccattgggagactcctgggttagttgcgtctcccgttcttcaatccgaccagcaaattttgaattcttgcatttccgacaggggcagaacatcttaccgcattcctgtgtgatcggggtacagcccgcctggtgcatgaatgtctctagcccgctcagaaatgcgttcgtcaccctcccgtcggaatctttgtgcaaatacatccaactccgtaactcgtaaatactaccgccaccggccatttttttcttagattttttttagaaatctttttttttcggatttttttttctgattttttttcggattttttttctcccgtttgtgtgttgtgaggaagagagttgtgggaaatgacatatatatagagaaattttcgagttgggtagatgaaatataacaacgattttacaaggaatattttacatggattttacatggttttaacatattatttacaacgactttacgacgaaattaggtaagttaaagcacattgaatacacgttttcacctaaatataacggtaacatgtttcgttgtaatgtcgatgtaatgattacgacgtatttctcattccacgtacattcgtcgtaaacttacatggagtttacgacgaaatctattcgtcgtaaatttacatggcgtttacgacgaaagttggattcctcgtaattacgttgtaaacaccatgtaaatttacgacgaaatattttcgctgtaaatgttcgttgttatgggcacgttttcttgtagtgattctacgaagtagaaaacgaaatccacttttttcattgaatgtacaatgtttagaatatgtgatctacgtaaataaaagtattttaaaaatatttagaatacacattccgcgtagaaaccgacttctacagatttacagtaaatctaaaacatatagaaatcaaaatctacacattactataattctaaaaacctgtagaaaccgatttctacatattagttgtattctacggataagaaatcagttcataaaaatatggaaacaaaatatttgagaatattcactttcatattttgaaaaaaattaatttttaaaaaattaaaacaaaaaaaatcgaaaaaaagtcacgccgtcttctatattctagtgattgttcacaaaattttcacaaaattttcacattatttctaccaTGATTCATATCTATGTTTCCATTGATCGATCGGTCTATAATTCGAGATCGGTTGTATGAAATCAACCTTTTCCGATCGAGTGAAATagaccaggtcgatcagtatatgcTCCGCGTTTTTTCTTGCATAATGAtcaggatcgatcgatccgttcgaCCTTGTAATtccggatcgatcgatcccgcttGATCGAAtccattatttattatatttaaaaattacaattttaagggtattattgccattttgaaaataattagtcTAATGGAACATACAATATATGAGATTAGTATAAAaggacatagttatcatttttttgctctgaaaaaataattttcccttttttttttactttcagaGTAAGGttgattttcttatttttcgtACTAATTAAAGAGTATTTGCAAACTATGAAACTATAATTCACTTATTGAGGAAATTCAATGTGGAATCAACTAAAACTTGAGGGAGACAAAAAGCAATTTTGTATTGAGGTGAGTGGTACAAAGGAggtcaaattataaattatataaaagatgAAGGGCATTGATGAAACTAATCACAGTAGTCACTGTCGGTACCAGTGACTGGCAGGATGTAACTATGTTGGCTAAGAGGAAACTCACTGTTTCTTTAATAATTGTTCGAACGAAACTGTTTATCAGAAAAAATTGTTCTTGCGAAAATAAAAGGACACCACATTTTGAAAGATTTATCCTGGTTTACATAACTACACTTGGGATTAAAAATGTcaattttcttgattttattGTTACAATATTTAGATTTGGAATTACATAtgtttattttgtaactatataaACTGTGAATTCTCCTTTTTTTAGTTTAGTCTAATATCAATCATAGTCCTATTTTTCAATCACATGGAGGGTTTTAGTAGATCATAAATGTTCgtataaaattagttataaattaaaatgttaaaattaggGTAATATGCCCTActgtaaatcaattttatttagaaTCTTGTTAATTCTAGTTTATATAATACTCAGATTTATCAAATGACACCAATAACTCTCTGTATCATATGAAGATTTTGGAATTCAGGGAACGAGTCACTCTTCCAACAAAAGTTGTCAAGCGTAACAAACAAGCATTGATTGACGCAAATGTATCTCTGATATCACCGAAAGGAAACCTGAGCATATGGTGAGAGCAGCTAGGATGACTGTGGCAAGACTAATACAGATCTTCGTTTTACAGAGGGATGCAGAGAAGATTGGATTTTGCTGGATCATACTATATGGAAACAGAAGTATACAGAACAAAATTTCAGACACTTTAAGAAAGTACAGAACAATAGTTATTTGATCTGGTCGGTTCTCAATGACGAAACAAAAGTGTTGTCGATTACAAACGAAACCCTGCAATTGGTAACTAGAGGTTTATTAAAAAAGCAGAATTATCCtacaaaataaatttagtaGCTAAACTCTAGGCTCATTGTTGCAGGCACATCAAAATCCATCTCAAGAAGCGTCAACGTCTTAATAAGATGAACCTAAAAACCAACTATCATCCGAAAATTATGTATCATTCCTTCTTCATGCTTGAGAaaacagatatatatatatatatatatatatatataagaagtaCCCAAAAACAATGGAAGTAAACAGATCAGGCAGCTTCTACTTGGGGGGCGGTTGCAGGTGTGGTCTTTGACAGGTTAGGGATATACTTCCAGCAGCATTTGTGAACTCCGCTTATCTTCTTTGGAGCTTCCGCAGCTCGCAAGCCTGCATTGTGAGAAATATGTTAGTCAGACTGAAGCTGCAATAACTTTAGTGTGTGGACTAAATACAAGTGCATCTCATAACAAACCAATGCAGCTTTGACTATCTAGTTTCATTAGTGGATACTCTTATACATGAAAAGAACCTTTATACTAATATTAAGTCTTTTCTCCCTATCAGCATCTTCAACGAGGGCAGATGAAGGAAGGAACATAGAAGAgatgatgaaaacaaaaactcacCGTCTTTGTGAACAATCCCCCACGCTTTTCCATGTCTACCATCCTGCATTTGAATccacaatcaatcaatcaaacaaagaacccTAATGATCTGGTGAAGGAAACATTTTTCAAAGCGCCCAAATGTTAAACCTTTCAATCATGAAACGAATGCAATGAGGAAAACGATGAGAACCCATAACATAAAATTCACAGTAGAGGCATAAGAGAGCGAAAAGGCGAAACCTTGTAGAGATTGATCTTAGTGATCTCGTAAGAGACTCCGTTCCAGTGAGCTTTAGCCATATGGTATCCAATTCCCCAATTGGGTAAGAACTGAGCGACTTCGATTAggttcttattcttcttcttccttcgcTTAGCTTTAATCGGATCGGAGCTAGGGTTTGCAGTGGCCGGAGATGCCGCCGCCGGCGATGAGAAGTTTCTCAGGAGGTTGAGCGAGAGTCTGAAAGCACCGATGGTTTCGGTTCTAGAAACGGCTCTGTTCATAAGGCTCGCCGCCattgtatctctctctctcgctcgtTACGCCGTCTCTATTGGTTTCTGGTTGATCGGCGATTGAGGTTTAGGAGAAGAGAACGAACCCACAGGTTTTTGATTTATTCACATACTGAaccataaatatttgataaattacaGTTTGACCCCGTTACTTATGCATTTCGACATTTTCTGCTTATATTTTTCAGTCCCTAATCAGTAGTGTTATTTTCTCTGGGGCTGTGTCGGTCGATGTGTGTTAGAAATGACATTCAAACTTTGTCTTAGGATGATTTGACCCCAAAAATAAGCTTGTTTTAGAATGCAAGTAAATATGAATAAGTGGGAGATCatattttgaccaaaaaaaataaaataaagaagaaagataTATGATCATAGGTTTCATACACCGGTTCAAGGTGCTTTGTGGCAACCAGGTCCGGCCCGAAAAATTTAAGGGctggaagcaaaaaaaaaaattgggcatATTATTTAGTAATcataaataattaagaaaagaaaataaggaGGTAGCAATGGATGTTCGAACCAGACACCTAGAGCAGACTAAATTTACTGCTAAACCAACTTGTCTACTagagattttgaaattttagggccgaaataatacatattataaaaatggcCGGAAGCACATGCTTGTATGGCTTGTACTTAGGGCTGGCAACCTAATTAAATATCGCAGTCCCTAACCTACTTGTTTTATAGCACtcttaaacaagaaaataaactgTAATAGTTGCCTAAATCTCCTTCAGCATCATTACTTTTTCTTACGTAAGTTGACTGTAATTGTTTACGACCAAAGCATACCAAAAACATTAACTAGGTCAAAATAATATGTAATGCAGGTAGACATACGAAATTGAATTCATTTTTATTCGataataataaaagtaaaacaaagGTTTCCAAATTACATATTATGGAAATACAAGAAGTAAAAGCTTATACTAGGAAATGAGAAATCTGATAGGATATTAATGTCATAATGAGATGCTGGAGAATGTTCACCAGTATTTTTATGTTGTTGTGAGGAAGTTGAGTACTCACATTTGATAGTGTATAATGGAATGCTTCTTCTCTTTATATCCTAAAGCTCTGaatcttctttttcatttttgtttggaTTACCAAAAAGAGAAGAATTCTCAGAAGCTCTACAAGATAtagcaaacatttttttttgtcaatttagAGATAAATGATACAAATGTAACCTGAAGTCTGCTGCAGAATAACTTGAATGAACTTACATTTTAAGTTTCCTTTGCTTCCTGCTTGATCACGACGTCCTTATATGTTGGTGCTCCCTTCCCCTGGTCTGAGAGTGCAAGTCTAAACCTTCAACGGTTCCTGTCGCCTTTCTTGTAGAATTAAGAGAAGATTCCACATCTCCCTTTAGagcaaagaaataaataaaaaaagacacGTTAAAAGCAAgcttaaaatatacataaactGCTGAGAGAGACAGTAAGATCTTAACTGGAAATGATCCACCATCACCAGAAAATCCTTGCGAAGTATATTTACTCCTAAAGTCAACAATATCTGGAAGCCGAAGACCATTAAGAATGCTTGGTCCACCTCTGAACTGTCTGTCTCCCAAGTCAATGGAAGGTTGAGAGAATCTTGAAGCAGGTCTAAACTCGAAATATGCCTCATGCTCTTCTCTAGCTCTAATTGGTGATATCTGGTCAAAGTCTCTATCCGATAATCCTGAAAAATAATCTCCTGATCTTTCAACATCTTCACTGCGTAGGTGAACAGTCTTGAGGTACTCCTGGACAACAGTATTCAAATGTCTACGTCCATCTTGCTCTAATAAGGCATGTTTTAGTAGTGGAGTGTTCAGAGAAGGATACTCTTTCACAGCTGGCAAGCTCGGTGCAGCCGGTCCTGAGCCTACCTGCGATGCACTAGCAGAATGTTGGTTCATTTTATGTTGGAATCCAGGAATTGGAGTAACAGGCTGATGCACCTGTGGATACTTCTGCAACCTTTGTGCTAGGCCTATGGGGCACAAATGAGACTTCACTGCTAGATGTTGGTTATGGAAATGGCCTCCCTGATGCATCTGTTTATGAACTACATCAGCTGTTGGTGCCGTCGTATGCTGTTGGGGCAATGAAGGGTTTGGCAAGGGTTGCTGTGAAGAATGTAAACCTGATGAGCTTTCAGAGACTGGGGGTCTTCCATACTTACGCACCATTTGCTTCCAATATTGAGCACTTGTTAATTGACTTGGTAACGAACGCTGTTGTTTGTGCATAGTAGGCAGAGGCTGAGGTGGGTGAACATCCGGCACTTGTTGGAAATGTGATTGAGCTTGTACGTTTATGAGACCTTGAGAAGCTGGAAATGTCAGTGATGGATGTTGCGGGTGAGATGGCACTGACGGGTAGCTCTGAGATTGGAGCTGTGGTTGAGCTTGCATAGGAGAGTGAGTTTGAGCCCCATAATGAATTTCTGGCTGTGCATAGA
The window above is part of the Brassica napus cultivar Da-Ae chromosome C3, Da-Ae, whole genome shotgun sequence genome. Proteins encoded here:
- the LOC125584178 gene encoding uncharacterized protein LOC125584178 encodes the protein MPSFAFGSPHHHLATLRDSPYSVEISIDGESSDLESLSEVDLESGGVTRPVKKLHSGGGKKRRARRRKKKKKRKEGIDCRICHLPLETNKEDEEEDSSDEQEEEDDVEEEYYGLPLQLGCFCKGDLGVAHSKCAETWFKIKGNMTCEICGAMAINVAGEQSNQESNASAHSQTTAGQTQTETRGTWHGRRVMNFLLAVMIFAFIVSWLFHFKVLK
- the BNAC03G12240D gene encoding uncharacterized protein BNAC03G12240D is translated as MAASLMNRAVSRTETIGAFRLSLNLLRNFSSPAAASPATANPSSDPIKAKRRKKKNKNLIEVAQFLPNWGIGYHMAKAHWNGVSYEITKINLYKDGRHGKAWGIVHKDGLRAAEAPKKISGVHKCCWKYIPNLSKTTPATAPQVEAA